One stretch of Candidatus Bathyarchaeia archaeon DNA includes these proteins:
- a CDS encoding CapA family protein, with product MISPKKPDDQKIRLFLCGDVMTGRGIDQVLPYPSNPSLHEPYVKDAREYVRFAEKTSGAILCPVDFDYVWGDALEELERAAPDVRVANLETSITQRSHPWVGKSVTYRMNPKNALCLLRAHIDCVALANNHVLDYGYSGLSETLQSLQKIEVQYAGAGKNVEEARRPAVLSVPEKGRVLFFAYCTLDGGVPKDWAATENRPGVNLLQDYSKQTVKRIHNQVKRFKKRGDLVVFSVHYGQNWGYSIEADPTTFFHELIDDAGVDLVYGHSSHHVKGIEVYGGKLILYGCGDFLNDYAGIGGYEKFRGDISLMYFSDADAGTGNLVSLRMVPMLTKSFQKRCPQTNDVAWLESVLNREGEKMGTRVNLTEEGSFSLQWKL from the coding sequence ATGATTTCACCTAAAAAACCAGATGACCAAAAAATTCGGCTTTTCCTATGCGGAGATGTCATGACGGGCAGAGGCATAGATCAGGTGCTGCCGTACCCCTCAAATCCGTCACTTCATGAACCCTACGTGAAAGATGCCCGTGAATACGTCCGGTTTGCCGAAAAAACCAGCGGGGCTATCCTATGCCCTGTCGATTTTGACTACGTTTGGGGTGACGCATTGGAGGAGCTTGAACGCGCTGCCCCTGACGTGCGGGTGGCGAATTTGGAAACCAGCATAACCCAACGCAGTCATCCATGGGTAGGTAAAAGCGTAACCTACCGAATGAACCCAAAAAATGCTCTCTGTCTTTTGCGGGCGCACATCGACTGCGTCGCTTTAGCAAATAACCATGTGCTTGATTATGGTTATTCGGGGCTCTCTGAAACTCTTCAATCTCTCCAAAAAATTGAAGTGCAGTATGCTGGAGCTGGAAAAAATGTTGAGGAAGCAAGGAGACCCGCGGTTTTGTCCGTTCCAGAAAAGGGGCGCGTGCTTTTTTTTGCGTACTGCACCTTAGACGGTGGTGTTCCTAAGGATTGGGCAGCCACCGAAAACAGACCCGGCGTAAACTTGTTGCAAGACTACTCTAAGCAAACAGTCAAACGCATACACAATCAAGTGAAACGCTTCAAAAAACGTGGGGACCTCGTTGTTTTTTCCGTTCATTACGGGCAGAATTGGGGGTATAGTATTGAAGCGGACCCGACCACTTTTTTTCACGAATTAATTGACGACGCAGGCGTCGACTTAGTGTATGGGCACTCTTCGCATCATGTCAAGGGCATTGAGGTTTATGGGGGTAAACTTATACTCTACGGTTGCGGCGACTTCCTCAATGACTACGCAGGCATTGGCGGCTACGAAAAGTTTCGCGGAGACATTAGCTTGATGTACTTTTCTGATGCGGATGCAGGAACTGGAAACCTTGTTTCCTTGAGGATGGTGCCGATGTTAACTAAGAGTTTTCAGAAAAGGTGTCCTCAGACAAATGATGTAGCTTGGCTCGAATCAGTTTTGAATCGTGAAGGCGAAAAAATGGGTACACGGGTTAACTTAACTGAGGAGGGCAGCTTTAGCCTTCAATGGAAACTGTGA
- a CDS encoding Lrp/AsnC ligand binding domain-containing protein: MPTAFVLINTEIGSEADVLKELRKVEGVEESSAVYGVYDIVARVRADTMDRLKEIVTWRIRRLDKVRSTLTMIVVEEKQ; the protein is encoded by the coding sequence ATGCCTACAGCGTTTGTGTTGATTAACACTGAAATTGGCTCTGAAGCCGATGTTCTTAAAGAGCTAAGAAAAGTTGAAGGCGTCGAGGAATCATCAGCTGTCTACGGCGTCTATGACATCGTCGCCCGCGTTCGTGCAGATACAATGGACCGACTAAAAGAAATCGTAACTTGGCGAATTCGCAGACTTGACAAAGTGCGTTCAACGCTAACTATGATTGTTGTAGAAGAAAAACAGTAA
- a CDS encoding molybdopterin-dependent oxidoreductase: MEKPKLPKALPYAMAVIVIGLIVIVLVAGLPSSIPTEYSGEIRSYQGEGLSAIAEVQANEISGLQDINHDTYRLVVNGTVKEPLELTYSEVINNYPSYLRVATIYCVEGWEAKILWEGVQVKDLLLAADANMSAPVVIFYASDGYSTALPMSYIVDNNILLAYKMNNVTMPPERGFPFELVAENQYGYKWIKWITQIEVSQNENYLGYWERRGYPNNATLR; the protein is encoded by the coding sequence ATGGAAAAACCCAAACTTCCCAAGGCGTTACCCTATGCAATGGCAGTCATTGTAATTGGACTTATCGTCATAGTGTTAGTTGCAGGTTTACCCAGTTCCATTCCCACAGAATATAGTGGCGAAATCCGCAGTTATCAGGGCGAGGGTCTTTCGGCAATTGCTGAGGTTCAAGCAAACGAAATTTCAGGGCTTCAAGACATCAACCACGATACATACCGTCTTGTTGTGAATGGTACAGTGAAGGAACCGCTCGAGTTAACGTACAGTGAGGTCATCAACAATTATCCAAGTTACCTTCGGGTTGCCACCATATACTGCGTTGAGGGGTGGGAAGCAAAAATTCTCTGGGAAGGCGTCCAAGTAAAAGACCTGCTGTTGGCTGCCGATGCCAACATGAGTGCACCGGTGGTCATCTTTTACGCTTCTGATGGCTACTCTACTGCTTTGCCGATGAGTTACATCGTAGACAACAACATTTTGCTTGCCTACAAAATGAACAACGTCACGATGCCTCCTGAGCGGGGATTCCCCTTTGAGTTAGTGGCAGAAAACCAGTACGGCTACAAATGGATAAAGTGGATAACTCAAATTGAGGTTTCCCAAAACGAAAACTACTTGGGTTACTGGGAACGCAGAGGCTACCCCAACAACGCAACCCTCCGATAG
- a CDS encoding nitroreductase family protein: MVCNRKWLDVAVEENKMQKILTAGMYAPSAANHQAIRFMVVSDKKRIGEVCKYASPWFKNSHPNKIVLVLFDTAKKHIISLDFKNKRHPWMRFLWQDTSAATMNMITMAEAQNIKSCYVSITPPEYGDQEKRIRHVLGIPERYVLTCMLFLGYSDRKIDVATARHQGKPIRRNRAEYILTAPL; this comes from the coding sequence ATGGTTTGCAACCGAAAATGGCTCGATGTAGCGGTTGAGGAGAACAAGATGCAGAAAATCTTAACGGCTGGCATGTATGCACCTTCAGCGGCTAATCATCAAGCCATACGGTTTATGGTTGTTTCCGACAAGAAGCGAATAGGAGAAGTCTGCAAGTATGCTTCGCCATGGTTTAAGAACTCACACCCTAACAAAATCGTATTGGTTCTGTTTGACACCGCCAAAAAGCACATAATAAGCTTAGACTTCAAAAATAAGCGTCACCCATGGATGCGTTTCCTCTGGCAGGACACCTCCGCCGCAACCATGAACATGATAACGATGGCAGAAGCACAGAACATAAAAAGCTGCTACGTCTCAATTACACCCCCAGAGTACGGTGACCAAGAGAAGCGGATTCGCCACGTCTTAGGTATTCCAGAACGGTACGTCCTTACCTGCATGCTTTTCTTAGGTTACAGCGACAGAAAAATTGATGTTGCAACGGCGAGGCATCAAGGCAAACCAATCCGCAGAAACCGCGCTGAATACATCTTGACGGCGCCTTTATAG
- a CDS encoding anaerobic sulfatase maturase encodes MAETRKHELRAFHVMAKPTGSKCNLDCAYCFFLKKKYLYPNSNFHMSNEVMKAYIQQTIEAHEAPTVTIAWQGGEPTLMGIDFFRRATELIKKTACSGIQVEQTLQTNGVLLNEEWCRFLRDNNFLVGLSVDGPKRLHDAYRRDKQGNSVFDQVVNAARLMQKYQVDFNILCTINAENSQHPLEVYRFFRDELKTPYLQFIPIVERENDTGNQEGTSITERSVQPRQYGKFLIEIFDEWIHNDVGGMFVQFFDGVLASYVRGYSSLCILSPRCGDGVALEHNGDVYSCDHYVEPNYFLGNILKNPIGELVYSRKQRGFGNAKYTQLPQYCRECEFLFTCWGECPKNRVLQTPDGEPGLNWLCSGLTDFFSHSKHSMNIMAGLLRRGYDASEIMKIIR; translated from the coding sequence ATGGCTGAAACAAGAAAACATGAGCTTCGCGCCTTTCATGTTATGGCAAAACCCACCGGCTCCAAATGCAACCTTGATTGCGCGTATTGTTTTTTCTTAAAAAAGAAGTACCTCTACCCAAACAGCAACTTTCACATGTCTAACGAGGTTATGAAAGCGTACATTCAGCAGACAATTGAGGCTCATGAGGCACCTACAGTGACGATTGCGTGGCAGGGCGGCGAACCCACTTTGATGGGCATTGACTTTTTCCGTCGCGCCACTGAACTCATCAAAAAAACCGCCTGCTCAGGCATCCAAGTGGAACAGACTCTGCAAACAAACGGGGTTTTGCTTAACGAGGAGTGGTGCCGCTTTCTGCGCGACAACAATTTTCTGGTTGGGTTAAGCGTGGATGGCCCAAAGAGGCTGCATGACGCGTATCGAAGAGACAAACAAGGAAACTCGGTGTTTGACCAAGTGGTTAATGCCGCTCGCCTTATGCAGAAGTATCAAGTGGACTTCAACATCCTTTGCACCATCAACGCAGAAAACAGTCAACATCCCCTTGAGGTTTACCGTTTTTTCCGTGACGAACTCAAAACCCCCTACCTGCAGTTCATACCCATCGTGGAGCGCGAAAACGACACTGGAAACCAAGAAGGCACCTCCATCACTGAACGTTCAGTGCAGCCAAGGCAGTACGGAAAATTCCTAATCGAGATTTTCGACGAGTGGATTCATAACGATGTAGGCGGCATGTTTGTCCAGTTTTTTGACGGCGTCTTAGCCTCTTATGTTCGGGGGTATTCTTCGCTTTGTATTCTCAGCCCACGATGCGGCGATGGCGTTGCTTTGGAGCATAATGGCGATGTGTATTCCTGTGACCACTACGTGGAACCCAACTATTTTTTAGGAAACATCCTGAAAAACCCAATCGGTGAGCTTGTTTACAGCCGAAAACAGCGGGGATTCGGAAACGCAAAATATACACAGCTGCCTCAATATTGTCGTGAATGCGAGTTCTTGTTTACCTGCTGGGGGGAATGCCCAAAAAACCGTGTGCTTCAAACGCCCGACGGAGAACCCGGATTAAACTGGCTATGCAGCGGACTAACAGACTTCTTTTCGCACTCAAAACATTCTATGAACATCATGGCGGGTTTACTTCGTAGAGGATATGACGCGTCAGAAATCATGAAAATAATCCGATAG
- a CDS encoding arylsulfatase, producing the protein MAATEQPNFLIMWGDDIGWWNISYNNRGQMGYQTPNIDRLAHEGVAFTDYYGQQSCTAGRAAFITGQNPIRTGLTKVGMPGADIGIRPEDPTIAELLKPLGYVTGQFGKNHLGDKDEFLPTNHGFDEFFGNLYHLNAEEEPELPDYPKDPEFRKKFGPRGVLHSFAGGEIEDTGPLTRKRMETIDEEVTDRAIRFIEDANKNGKPFFIWYNTTAMHVRTHPAAKHLGKSGNGGFYNDVMVAHDENIGRLLKKIDELNIADNTLALYSTDNGPHYNTWPDGAITPFRSEKNTNWEGAWRVPAFVRWPKKFHAGTVINDIVSHQDWLTTILAAAGEPDIKEKLLAGHAAGVKTFKVCLDGCNMLPYLMGETKESPRNSFFYISDDGQLLALRYNDWKLVFMEQRAKKLALWGEPFVELRIPKIFNLRRDPFERADQNSNTYWDWLLSHAFILVPAQAFVAQQIQSFKEFPPRQKPASFNLDRVLENLKNASGAGQH; encoded by the coding sequence ATGGCTGCAACTGAACAGCCTAATTTTCTGATAATGTGGGGTGACGACATCGGGTGGTGGAACATCAGCTACAACAATCGAGGTCAAATGGGTTACCAGACACCAAACATCGACCGGTTGGCGCATGAAGGGGTCGCTTTCACGGACTATTATGGTCAACAAAGCTGCACTGCTGGCCGCGCTGCCTTCATTACAGGCCAAAATCCAATCAGGACAGGGTTGACAAAGGTAGGAATGCCAGGCGCTGACATAGGAATACGTCCTGAAGACCCAACAATTGCTGAATTGCTCAAACCCTTAGGCTACGTTACGGGTCAGTTTGGTAAAAACCACTTGGGAGATAAGGATGAATTTCTGCCTACAAACCACGGCTTTGACGAGTTTTTTGGCAATCTTTACCACTTAAACGCAGAAGAGGAACCTGAACTTCCAGATTACCCTAAAGACCCTGAATTTCGCAAAAAATTTGGTCCCCGAGGCGTACTTCATAGTTTTGCTGGAGGAGAAATTGAGGATACCGGTCCGCTAACGCGTAAAAGAATGGAAACCATTGACGAAGAAGTAACCGACCGCGCAATTCGGTTTATTGAGGATGCAAATAAGAATGGAAAGCCGTTCTTTATCTGGTACAATACCACTGCGATGCATGTTCGAACACACCCTGCCGCAAAGCATTTGGGTAAAAGCGGTAATGGCGGGTTCTATAATGATGTCATGGTTGCTCACGACGAAAACATCGGCAGACTTCTCAAAAAGATTGACGAGTTAAACATCGCGGACAATACTCTTGCCCTGTATTCCACGGATAATGGTCCGCACTATAACACTTGGCCTGACGGTGCGATTACACCGTTTCGTAGCGAGAAAAACACCAATTGGGAAGGCGCCTGGCGTGTTCCCGCATTTGTCCGCTGGCCCAAGAAGTTCCACGCTGGCACTGTAATCAATGACATCGTTTCTCATCAAGACTGGCTAACCACAATTTTGGCTGCCGCAGGAGAACCCGACATCAAAGAAAAACTTTTAGCTGGACATGCTGCAGGTGTGAAAACCTTCAAAGTGTGCCTTGACGGCTGCAACATGCTGCCGTACCTGATGGGAGAAACCAAAGAAAGCCCGCGAAATTCGTTTTTCTACATTAGTGATGATGGACAACTTTTAGCTTTACGTTACAATGATTGGAAGCTTGTCTTCATGGAGCAGCGAGCAAAGAAGCTGGCTCTTTGGGGGGAACCATTTGTAGAATTACGTATCCCAAAAATATTCAACTTACGTCGTGACCCATTCGAACGCGCCGACCAAAACTCAAACACCTACTGGGACTGGCTCCTTAGCCATGCATTCATACTTGTTCCCGCACAAGCTTTTGTAGCTCAACAGATTCAATCGTTTAAAGAGTTTCCACCACGACAGAAACCTGCGTCCTTTAACTTAGACAGAGTCTTGGAAAATCTAAAAAACGCATCTGGCGCGGGTCAACACTGA
- a CDS encoding tyrosine--tRNA ligase, whose product MDIEKRIELICRPPAEEVLTPDDLRQILETEEHPIAYNGWEPSGLAHLGTGVICAYKMKDFAEAGVHFKAFLATWHAYLNNKLGGDLTLIRKAADLFRHSWIALGVPADKVEFIYSDELYNDLSYWAKTMAVAKSLTIARTTRTLEIAGRKEGEAHYVSDYLYTPMQVADIYHLKVRICQLGMDQRKANVVAREIGEKIGYWKPICVHHHLLQGLAKPKVWPIPEGQEKEAIASAKMSKSKPDTCIFIYDTPKEIKQKMSKAFCPEKTIKYNPILDICKYIIFREETAFTIERPDKFGGNIQFGSFDELASVYAEGKLHPMDLKNGVAEELGRILEPVRRYFSNNKEANECLETIREAKITR is encoded by the coding sequence TTGGATATCGAAAAACGAATCGAACTAATATGCAGACCACCCGCAGAGGAAGTCTTGACTCCTGACGACCTTAGGCAAATACTTGAAACCGAAGAACACCCTATCGCCTACAACGGTTGGGAACCCTCCGGACTTGCCCACTTGGGAACTGGGGTTATCTGCGCTTACAAAATGAAGGACTTCGCCGAAGCCGGCGTCCACTTCAAAGCCTTTCTAGCCACATGGCACGCATACCTTAACAATAAACTGGGCGGCGACCTAACTCTCATACGCAAAGCCGCCGACCTTTTCCGCCACAGCTGGATCGCCTTAGGCGTGCCTGCAGACAAAGTGGAATTCATCTACTCCGATGAACTCTACAATGACTTGTCGTACTGGGCAAAAACCATGGCTGTCGCCAAGAGCCTTACCATCGCCCGAACTACCCGCACGCTGGAAATTGCCGGGCGCAAAGAAGGCGAGGCGCACTACGTCAGCGACTACCTTTACACGCCAATGCAGGTAGCAGACATATACCACCTTAAAGTCAGAATCTGTCAACTAGGCATGGACCAACGCAAGGCGAATGTGGTTGCCCGTGAAATCGGAGAAAAAATCGGCTACTGGAAACCCATCTGTGTCCACCACCACCTGCTGCAAGGGCTGGCAAAACCCAAGGTCTGGCCGATTCCTGAAGGACAAGAAAAAGAAGCAATTGCTAGCGCAAAAATGAGCAAAAGCAAACCTGACACATGCATATTCATCTATGACACCCCCAAAGAAATCAAACAAAAAATGAGCAAAGCCTTCTGCCCCGAAAAAACCATCAAATACAACCCCATCTTAGACATCTGCAAATACATCATATTCCGCGAGGAAACCGCGTTCACCATTGAACGCCCCGACAAATTCGGCGGCAACATCCAGTTCGGCAGCTTTGACGAGCTCGCATCAGTCTACGCCGAAGGAAAACTGCATCCTATGGACCTTAAAAACGGCGTCGCCGAAGAGTTGGGCAGAATTTTGGAGCCAGTCAGGCGGTACTTTAGCAACAACAAAGAAGCCAACGAGTGCTTAGAAACCATACGCGAAGCCAAAATCACCAGGTAA
- a CDS encoding toprim domain-containing protein, whose translation MSAHLREKHEKIQQTLTQLAEESAKGTLIVVEGKKDLQALRELNIGGSIFTLKTGGKSFTDAVTEIERTGALEVILLLDFDRRGKLGTKRLKTCLEHVKITPNLKFWRTIFGVVGRELQCVEGLPSYIHTLAQKANCL comes from the coding sequence TTGTCGGCGCATCTTAGGGAGAAACATGAAAAAATTCAGCAAACCTTAACCCAACTTGCCGAAGAATCAGCCAAAGGCACCCTCATTGTTGTGGAGGGAAAAAAAGACCTGCAAGCCCTCCGCGAACTAAACATAGGGGGCTCCATTTTTACCTTAAAAACGGGAGGCAAATCTTTCACGGATGCGGTAACGGAAATCGAACGCACAGGGGCTTTGGAGGTTATTTTGCTTTTGGATTTTGATAGACGCGGAAAACTGGGAACAAAACGATTGAAAACCTGTCTAGAGCATGTCAAGATCACGCCTAATCTCAAGTTTTGGCGCACCATTTTTGGGGTGGTAGGCAGAGAGCTGCAATGCGTCGAAGGTTTACCCTCGTATATCCATACTTTGGCTCAGAAAGCAAACTGCCTGTGA
- a CDS encoding Lrp/AsnC ligand binding domain-containing protein, with the protein MPAAYVLLNTEIGAERDVLNFVRKMEGVQDAFKVLGIYDIIAHVTADTMDTLLIIIKSLQINKVITKLTVVLAEK; encoded by the coding sequence ATGCCCGCGGCTTATGTTCTTTTAAACACGGAAATCGGTGCAGAACGGGACGTGCTAAATTTTGTGCGCAAAATGGAAGGCGTGCAGGACGCGTTTAAGGTTCTGGGGATTTATGACATAATCGCCCATGTTACGGCGGACACCATGGATACTCTGTTAATCATAATTAAAAGTCTACAAATTAACAAAGTCATCACCAAGCTCACTGTTGTCCTCGCCGAAAAATAG
- a CDS encoding carbon-nitrogen hydrolase: MVTLGLIQTAVSKDPQENLKKTSRKVEEAAQQGAQIICLQELYRSRYFPQKEKLNVSSLAETIPGESTQALSELAKKHEVVVIAPVFEKAADQKCYNSAVTIDANGEILGVYRKIHVPNDDFFYEKGYFAPGSSGYGVYQTRFAKIGVLICYDQWFPEAARINVLKGADILFYPTAIGTIKDYTSPDGDWHEAWKTVQRGHAIANGVHVAAVNRVGEEGQLQFWGGSFVCDSFGQVVKEASGTDEMVLVAEVDLSKNLSIREGWGFLQNRRPDTYHAIVEDNP; encoded by the coding sequence ATGGTTACCCTCGGACTAATCCAGACGGCAGTCTCCAAAGACCCCCAAGAGAACCTTAAAAAAACCAGCCGAAAAGTCGAGGAAGCTGCCCAGCAGGGAGCCCAAATTATCTGCCTTCAGGAACTGTACCGTTCGCGGTATTTTCCCCAAAAAGAAAAGCTAAATGTTAGCAGTTTGGCTGAGACGATTCCCGGCGAATCCACCCAAGCCTTATCTGAACTGGCAAAAAAACATGAAGTCGTTGTGATTGCCCCAGTATTCGAGAAGGCTGCTGACCAAAAATGCTACAACTCCGCCGTCACAATTGATGCAAACGGCGAAATCCTTGGTGTATACCGCAAAATTCACGTTCCTAACGATGATTTTTTCTACGAAAAAGGCTACTTTGCACCTGGAAGTTCGGGTTATGGCGTTTATCAAACGCGGTTCGCAAAAATCGGCGTCCTCATTTGCTACGACCAATGGTTCCCTGAAGCCGCTCGAATTAATGTGCTTAAAGGGGCGGATATACTCTTTTACCCCACTGCCATCGGAACCATCAAAGACTACACCTCACCCGATGGGGACTGGCATGAAGCATGGAAAACAGTGCAGCGGGGGCATGCCATAGCTAATGGTGTTCATGTTGCTGCCGTTAACCGAGTTGGCGAGGAAGGGCAGCTTCAGTTTTGGGGTGGCTCATTTGTCTGTGACTCGTTTGGGCAAGTGGTCAAAGAGGCAAGCGGCACTGATGAGATGGTTCTCGTCGCAGAAGTTGACCTTTCCAAGAACCTGAGCATTCGGGAAGGGTGGGGTTTTCTGCAAAATCGGCGCCCCGACACTTACCACGCCATAGTTGAAGATAACCCTTGA
- a CDS encoding agmatine/peptidylarginine deiminase has product MNSEPAFGKTPCELGYRMPAEWEKHDAIWIAWPHDPSTFPFRVDKAEQTYVQIVKHIHQSEHVNLFVKDQATQERAREMFLKEKVDLNCVSFFVFDYADVWFRDYGPTFVVNPENQRLGMVRWVFNCWGEKYDELLKDRHVAGYINQQMQLPSFEPGIVLEGGSIDVNGKGTLLTTEQCLLNKNRNSHLCRNEIEGYLKEYLCVSTIIWLKRGIEGDDTDGHVDDLARFVNPSTVVCAYEEDETDENYAVLKENYELLLNSVDQCGKKLKVVKLPMPIVLGDEGERLPASYVNFYIGNMVVLVPVFGHKNDHQALSTLQELFPDRKVVGINCVDLVYGLGSIHCVTQQQPSVAP; this is encoded by the coding sequence ATGAACAGCGAACCCGCTTTTGGCAAGACTCCATGCGAATTAGGTTACCGCATGCCCGCTGAATGGGAAAAACATGACGCTATCTGGATAGCTTGGCCCCATGACCCCTCCACTTTTCCGTTCCGAGTTGACAAGGCTGAACAAACATACGTGCAAATCGTTAAGCACATTCATCAAAGCGAGCACGTGAACCTTTTCGTCAAAGACCAAGCTACACAAGAAAGGGCAAGGGAAATGTTTCTGAAGGAAAAAGTGGACCTTAACTGTGTTTCTTTCTTTGTGTTTGATTATGCGGATGTGTGGTTCCGCGACTACGGACCAACCTTTGTGGTTAACCCGGAAAATCAACGACTGGGTATGGTGCGCTGGGTGTTTAACTGCTGGGGCGAAAAATACGACGAGCTCCTTAAAGACCGTCACGTCGCCGGCTACATCAACCAGCAAATGCAGCTGCCGTCTTTTGAGCCGGGCATCGTGTTGGAGGGGGGCTCCATCGACGTTAACGGCAAAGGAACGCTCCTGACAACCGAGCAGTGTCTGCTTAACAAGAACCGCAATAGCCACCTATGCAGAAACGAAATTGAAGGCTACCTTAAAGAATACCTATGCGTCAGCACGATTATTTGGCTTAAGAGGGGTATCGAAGGCGACGACACGGATGGACACGTAGATGACTTGGCACGCTTCGTGAATCCTTCCACGGTGGTGTGCGCCTATGAGGAAGACGAAACCGACGAGAACTACGCTGTTTTGAAAGAAAACTATGAACTTCTCTTAAACTCCGTTGACCAATGCGGTAAAAAACTGAAGGTAGTTAAGTTGCCGATGCCGATTGTCTTGGGTGATGAAGGCGAACGGCTGCCCGCCAGCTACGTTAACTTTTACATAGGCAACATGGTGGTTTTGGTTCCTGTTTTTGGGCACAAAAACGATCATCAAGCCTTGTCCACGCTTCAAGAGTTGTTTCCTGACCGGAAAGTTGTGGGCATAAACTGTGTGGATTTGGTTTACGGGTTAGGCAGTATCCATTGCGTTACGCAGCAGCAGCCCAGTGTAGCCCCTTAG